The following are encoded in a window of Desulfurellaceae bacterium genomic DNA:
- the rimO gene encoding 30S ribosomal protein S12 methylthiotransferase RimO, producing the protein MRPGSICPRLHTPGMDNTVYMVNLGCPKNLVDGEVMLGLLAQAGYTMSLDPDQAGILMVNTCSFIDEAKEESIETILELATYKEHSPAKQLIVTGCLAQRYAPELRASLPEVDVFVGTGEFLRITDILRAKRAALDGPVSYVGAGHILPDQTTPRVPTTPFYSAYLKVAEGCNHQCAFCIIPKIRGRQESRSIDSLLAETETLAAQGVRELNLIAQDLTAYGRERRDGTTLLGLLRALCRVDGIDWIRLLYCYPNYLDAAMLRCIAEEDKICPYIDLPLQHISDRMLRAMRREKSGDGIRRLLDRIRTHIPGVVLRSSFIVGFPGEQEDDFRQLLDFIGEAEIDHVGVFRYSQEEGTRAGLMADQVGPELKHERWTRLMERQYQVVRKKQLSLIGAEQAVLMCDTDEQGRVWGRTRGQAPDIDGVAYFPQETRSANGEIVPVRIVGANGYDLNVQRLSGALPTNG; encoded by the coding sequence ATGAGGCCGGGCAGCATCTGTCCCCGCCTCCACACACCCGGCATGGACAACACCGTATACATGGTCAACCTGGGCTGCCCCAAGAACCTGGTCGACGGAGAGGTGATGCTCGGCCTGCTGGCTCAGGCTGGCTACACCATGAGCCTCGACCCAGACCAGGCCGGCATCCTGATGGTCAACACCTGTAGCTTTATCGACGAGGCCAAGGAAGAGTCGATTGAAACGATTCTTGAGCTGGCCACCTACAAAGAACACAGCCCGGCCAAGCAACTCATCGTGACCGGCTGCCTGGCCCAGCGCTACGCACCCGAGCTGCGGGCCTCGCTGCCCGAGGTGGACGTGTTTGTCGGCACCGGCGAGTTTCTGCGGATCACCGACATTCTGCGCGCCAAGCGGGCCGCCCTGGACGGTCCGGTCTCGTATGTCGGCGCGGGCCACATTTTGCCCGATCAGACCACCCCACGCGTCCCGACCACGCCGTTTTACTCCGCCTACCTCAAGGTCGCCGAGGGCTGTAACCATCAGTGCGCCTTCTGTATCATCCCCAAGATTCGGGGCCGACAAGAGAGTCGTTCCATCGACTCCCTGCTAGCCGAAACCGAGACCCTGGCCGCCCAAGGTGTGCGCGAACTCAACCTGATCGCCCAGGATCTGACCGCCTACGGCCGGGAGCGACGCGACGGCACCACCCTGCTGGGGCTGCTGCGGGCGCTGTGCCGGGTGGACGGCATTGACTGGATCCGCCTACTGTACTGCTACCCGAACTATCTGGACGCGGCCATGCTGCGCTGCATTGCCGAGGAAGACAAGATCTGCCCCTACATCGACCTGCCCCTCCAGCACATCAGCGACCGGATGCTGCGGGCGATGCGCCGAGAAAAAAGCGGGGACGGTATTCGCCGCCTGCTGGACCGGATTCGGACCCATATCCCCGGCGTCGTGCTGCGCAGCTCTTTCATCGTCGGCTTTCCGGGCGAGCAGGAAGACGATTTTCGGCAGCTGCTCGACTTCATCGGCGAAGCGGAAATTGATCACGTCGGCGTTTTCCGCTACTCGCAGGAAGAGGGCACGCGGGCCGGGCTGATGGCAGACCAGGTCGGGCCAGAGCTCAAACACGAGCGCTGGACCCGGCTCATGGAACGCCAGTATCAGGTCGTGCGCAAAAAACAGCTGTCGCTGATTGGCGCTGAGCAGGCCGTCCTGATGTGTGACACCGACGAACAGGGGCGGGTGTGGGGTCGCACGCGCGGTCAGGCGCCCGATATCGATGGGGTGGCGTATTTCCCCCAGGAGACCCGGTCGGCCAACGGAGAGATTGTGCCGGTGCGCATCGTCGGTGCCAATGGGTACGACCTGAACGTGCAGCGGCTGTCCGGAGCGCTGCCGACAAACGGTTGA
- a CDS encoding TraR/DksA family transcriptional regulator, protein MRKTFLKKMHETLTAQKQQILEQLDEEFRVGKEGTIEEGMDTYDLASEERDREINLILSDRDRDKLQAIEDALERITSGDYGLCDMCEEEITPQRLEALPFTRLCVSCQSDLEKEAKLHRRNDDDRLRRRGSLVDLDDDGA, encoded by the coding sequence ATGCGAAAAACGTTTCTGAAAAAAATGCACGAAACGTTGACCGCTCAGAAACAGCAAATCCTGGAGCAGTTGGACGAAGAGTTTCGGGTCGGCAAAGAAGGCACGATCGAAGAAGGCATGGACACCTATGACCTGGCCAGCGAAGAGCGCGACCGAGAGATCAATCTGATCCTGAGCGACCGCGACCGGGATAAACTCCAGGCGATCGAAGACGCCCTGGAACGCATCACATCTGGTGACTACGGCCTGTGCGACATGTGTGAAGAAGAAATCACGCCCCAGCGGCTCGAAGCCCTGCCGTTTACCCGGCTGTGTGTGTCCTGCCAGAGCGATCTCGAAAAAGAAGCCAAACTGCACCGCCGCAACGATGACGACCGTCTCCGCCGACGCGGGTCGCTGGTCGATCTCGACGACGACGGCGCCTGA
- a CDS encoding glycerate kinase gives MSPAPPRHSLAALFSAAVAAVDPGRLIRNSLTRQTNRLSVRVGGQTSHFPLDHNAFLIGAGKGAGRMAQALLPLLGEHLVGGSVVVPHDAVLSLDPVSVIVAEHPLPGPGSLRGGTQLAALLAERGPSDLVCFCLTGGASSLLVGPVPGVSLEDKLTMNRLLLACGADIQEINTVRKHLSRLKGGQLARLAAPASVISFILSDVIGDDLSTVGSGPTVADPTTFAEAWRILERYELLSASPESVTRHLSAGMQGSVAETPKPHDPIFTRVHNYLLGSNRLALEAASSDARHRGFGVHILPEPVAGDTTQAARAFAQQIRTRLAQDRSPTCVLAGGETTVQLTGTGRGGRNQEFALVVAQQLQDEAGWTLLSAGTDGRDGPTDAAGAYVDGTSVGRARAKGLDPSAALRNNDSYTFFAALGDVFQPGPTGTNVMDIKIVLIGPPPGS, from the coding sequence TTGTCCCCAGCCCCTCCGCGTCACTCTCTTGCCGCCCTTTTTTCTGCCGCGGTCGCGGCCGTCGATCCGGGGCGGCTCATACGAAACAGTCTCACCCGACAGACGAACCGGCTCAGCGTCCGGGTCGGCGGCCAGACGTCTCACTTCCCCCTCGACCACAACGCCTTCCTCATTGGCGCGGGCAAGGGCGCCGGTCGCATGGCCCAGGCCCTGCTACCGCTGCTTGGCGAACACCTGGTTGGGGGAAGCGTCGTGGTTCCTCACGACGCGGTTCTCAGCCTTGATCCCGTTTCGGTTATTGTCGCAGAGCATCCCCTGCCGGGCCCGGGCAGTCTGCGCGGCGGCACCCAGCTGGCAGCCCTGCTGGCTGAGCGCGGCCCGTCCGACCTGGTCTGTTTTTGCCTGACCGGAGGGGCGTCGAGTCTGCTCGTCGGGCCGGTTCCGGGCGTCTCGCTCGAAGACAAGCTGACGATGAACCGCCTGCTCTTGGCCTGCGGGGCAGACATTCAGGAAATCAACACGGTACGCAAACACCTGTCCCGGCTGAAAGGCGGACAGCTGGCCCGCCTGGCGGCTCCTGCGAGCGTGATCAGTTTTATCCTGTCGGATGTGATTGGCGATGATCTGAGTACGGTCGGCTCGGGGCCGACGGTGGCCGATCCCACGACATTTGCCGAGGCGTGGCGCATCCTGGAACGCTATGAGCTGCTCTCCGCCAGCCCTGAATCGGTCACCCGCCATCTGTCGGCCGGTATGCAGGGTAGCGTGGCAGAGACACCCAAGCCGCACGACCCGATCTTTACCCGGGTTCACAACTACCTGCTCGGCTCCAACCGGCTGGCGCTCGAAGCCGCGTCCTCAGACGCCCGGCACCGGGGCTTTGGCGTCCACATTCTTCCCGAACCCGTGGCGGGTGATACCACCCAGGCGGCCCGCGCTTTTGCCCAGCAGATCCGAACCCGCCTGGCACAAGATCGCAGCCCGACCTGTGTGCTGGCCGGCGGAGAAACAACCGTCCAGCTGACGGGCACGGGCAGGGGCGGACGCAACCAGGAATTTGCCCTGGTCGTCGCCCAACAGCTTCAGGACGAAGCGGGCTGGACCCTTCTCAGCGCCGGAACAGACGGCCGAGACGGTCCGACCGACGCGGCGGGCGCCTATGTCGATGGGACCAGTGTCGGCCGGGCGCGGGCCAAGGGGCTCGATCCGTCCGCCGCCCTCCGCAACAATGATTCGTACACCTTCTTTGCCGCGCTGGGCGATGTATTCCAGCCGGGTCCGACCGGCACCAATGTCATGGATATCAAAATCGTGCTGATCGGACCGCCGCCAGGCTCATGA
- a CDS encoding aldo/keto reductase: MQYTFLSRTGVKVSRLCLGCMSYGSSSWRPWVLDAEGAAPFFRRALEAGVNFFDTADAYSVGVSEEVTGRLLREYANLDEVVLATKVFFPMSEGPNMGGLSRKHIEQACEVSLKRLGVEVIDLYQIHRLDPHTPIEETLAALDRLVSQGKVRYIGSSSMYAWQFMRALSISERNGWARFVTMQNHYNLVYREEEREMMPLCEAEEIAVIPWSPLARGMLAGTRTTLGDDSTTRSKSDGADQILYDQPSDWDVVEAVKTVARQRGDKPAQVALAWLLSKPAVAAPILGATRLSHLDDALRAVDITLSDEEIIALEAPYQPHPVKGIQPSRPLRSR; the protein is encoded by the coding sequence ATGCAGTACACGTTTCTCAGTCGGACCGGTGTCAAAGTCTCACGCCTGTGCCTCGGCTGCATGAGCTATGGCTCATCGTCGTGGCGGCCGTGGGTCCTGGACGCCGAGGGTGCCGCGCCGTTCTTTCGTCGCGCGCTTGAGGCCGGGGTCAACTTCTTTGACACGGCCGATGCCTACTCTGTCGGTGTCAGTGAAGAGGTGACCGGTCGCCTGCTGCGCGAGTACGCCAATCTCGACGAGGTTGTGCTGGCCACCAAGGTCTTCTTTCCCATGTCCGAAGGACCGAATATGGGTGGCCTGTCCCGCAAGCACATCGAGCAGGCGTGCGAGGTCAGCCTGAAACGCCTCGGTGTGGAGGTCATCGACCTGTATCAAATCCATCGGCTCGACCCACACACCCCCATAGAGGAAACCCTGGCCGCGCTTGACCGGCTGGTGAGCCAGGGCAAAGTCCGCTACATCGGCTCCAGCTCCATGTATGCCTGGCAGTTCATGCGCGCGCTGTCCATTTCGGAACGCAACGGCTGGGCACGCTTTGTGACGATGCAGAATCACTACAATCTGGTCTATCGCGAAGAAGAGCGGGAGATGATGCCGCTGTGCGAAGCAGAAGAGATCGCGGTGATTCCGTGGTCTCCCCTGGCCCGCGGCATGCTGGCCGGGACGCGAACGACACTCGGGGACGATTCGACGACGCGCTCCAAAAGCGATGGCGCCGATCAAATCCTGTACGATCAGCCCTCAGACTGGGATGTGGTCGAGGCGGTCAAAACCGTGGCCCGGCAACGTGGCGACAAGCCTGCCCAGGTCGCGCTGGCCTGGCTGCTGTCCAAGCCAGCGGTCGCCGCTCCAATTTTGGGTGCGACCCGGCTGTCGCATCTGGATGACGCGCTGCGGGCCGTCGATATCACCCTCTCTGACGAGGAAATTATCGCGCTTGAAGCGCCCTACCAGCCCCATCCGGTCAAAGGCATTCAACCCAGCCGGCCGCTACGCAGCCGTTAG
- a CDS encoding ThuA domain-containing protein: MSTSQPTRVYLITGGYPAGSPAGHDMDYARLRLLQLLGETPNLTTTVGNDFSDLAKWLPSCQLVITYVAGPHLNDEQSHLMQQWLEDGGRWLGLHGTSGGRAAPVGDDRRVRKMVKTSHHAVLGGFFLNHPPLCKFRVEVAQHDHLLTHGLPASFEVMDELYMIELQEPASSQILLTTELPTDPSPPGFGFVYDADTALLPDGKTRVLGYTRDIGKGGVAYIALGHCHSPLNNVQPFVDTSVEESGTTPVSFRGSWETAAFAQLVRNGIAWGSAQAV, from the coding sequence ATGAGTACATCACAACCGACTCGCGTCTACCTGATTACCGGCGGCTATCCGGCCGGCTCTCCCGCCGGACACGATATGGACTACGCCCGCCTGCGCCTTCTGCAACTGCTGGGCGAAACCCCGAATCTGACGACCACCGTCGGCAATGATTTCAGCGATCTGGCCAAGTGGCTGCCGTCCTGCCAGCTGGTCATCACCTATGTGGCCGGTCCGCACCTGAACGACGAACAGAGCCACCTCATGCAGCAGTGGCTGGAGGACGGCGGGCGCTGGCTGGGGCTGCACGGCACCAGCGGCGGCCGAGCCGCTCCGGTTGGAGACGACCGACGCGTGCGTAAAATGGTCAAGACCAGCCATCATGCCGTGTTGGGCGGCTTCTTTCTCAACCACCCGCCACTGTGTAAGTTTCGGGTCGAGGTCGCCCAGCACGACCACCTGCTGACACATGGGCTGCCGGCGTCTTTTGAGGTGATGGACGAACTGTACATGATTGAGCTGCAAGAGCCGGCCAGCAGTCAGATCCTGCTGACCACCGAGCTGCCGACCGACCCGTCGCCCCCCGGCTTTGGCTTTGTGTACGACGCCGACACCGCCCTGTTGCCGGACGGCAAGACCCGGGTGCTGGGCTATACGCGTGACATCGGCAAGGGCGGGGTTGCCTATATCGCCCTCGGCCACTGTCACTCGCCGCTCAACAATGTCCAGCCCTTTGTCGATACCAGCGTGGAGGAGTCGGGCACGACGCCGGTCTCGTTTCGGGGGTCGTGGGAGACCGCCGCGTTTGCGCAGCTGGTGCGCAACGGCATCGCCTGGGGGAGCGCTCAGGCCGTCTAG
- a CDS encoding enoyl-CoA hydratase: MSYQTLTLARNEAVLTLTVNRPEVLNAQSRIMLEEFDQAMAQAEEDDAVKVVIVAGAGEHFSAGHDIGSPQELADQRRRPLKKGTAHEYQRTWQLYFENTLRWRDFPKPTIAQVQGYCIMGGLMLASACDLIIASDDAKFCDRAVRWGGSHVQYFSLPWDIGFRKAKEQLFTGDWLTAQEAERRGLVNRVVSRDTLAQETMALAQRIALQDAFALRTAKFAINQMQDEMGFRTGVTGAFQTYALTRVYRLEQGEDSLAGAQRAKTRDEAFGDHR; encoded by the coding sequence ATGTCATACCAGACGCTGACGCTTGCGCGGAACGAGGCCGTCTTGACCCTCACCGTCAACCGGCCCGAGGTGCTGAACGCCCAGAGCCGGATCATGTTGGAAGAGTTTGATCAGGCCATGGCCCAGGCTGAGGAGGACGATGCGGTCAAGGTGGTCATTGTGGCCGGCGCCGGCGAGCATTTTTCGGCCGGTCACGATATCGGCAGCCCGCAGGAACTGGCAGACCAGCGCCGGCGGCCCCTGAAAAAAGGCACCGCCCACGAATATCAACGGACCTGGCAGCTGTACTTTGAAAACACCCTACGCTGGCGCGATTTTCCAAAGCCGACCATCGCCCAGGTGCAGGGGTACTGTATTATGGGCGGCCTGATGCTGGCCTCGGCGTGTGATCTGATCATTGCTTCGGACGACGCCAAGTTCTGTGACCGAGCCGTGCGCTGGGGCGGCTCGCACGTGCAGTATTTCAGTCTGCCGTGGGATATCGGCTTTCGCAAAGCCAAGGAGCAGCTGTTCACCGGCGACTGGCTAACCGCTCAGGAGGCCGAGCGCAGAGGGCTGGTGAACCGGGTGGTGTCCCGCGACACGCTGGCCCAGGAAACCATGGCGCTGGCCCAGCGCATTGCCCTGCAAGACGCGTTCGCCCTACGCACGGCAAAGTTTGCCATCAATCAGATGCAGGATGAGATGGGGTTTCGGACCGGTGTGACGGGTGCCTTTCAGACCTATGCGCTGACCCGGGTGTATCGTCTGGAGCAGGGCGAGGACAGCCTGGCCGGCGCCCAGCGGGCCAAAACGCGCGACGAGGCGTTTGGCGATCATCGCTGA
- a CDS encoding MTH1187 family thiamine-binding protein, translated as MKVIADLCVVPVGVGVSVSAHVAACQRVLKEAGLTVQLHAYGTNIEGEWDSVFAAIKRCHEVVHEMGAPRISTSLKIGTRTDRAQTMADKVSSVVRKLAGPTG; from the coding sequence ATGAAAGTCATCGCAGACCTGTGTGTCGTCCCGGTCGGGGTGGGCGTGTCCGTCTCAGCCCACGTCGCCGCCTGCCAGCGCGTCCTCAAAGAAGCCGGCCTCACGGTCCAGCTGCACGCCTATGGGACAAACATCGAGGGCGAGTGGGATAGCGTCTTTGCGGCCATCAAGCGCTGCCACGAGGTGGTCCATGAGATGGGCGCACCACGGATTTCGACCAGCCTGAAGATCGGCACCCGGACCGACCGCGCACAGACCATGGCCGACAAAGTGTCGAGCGTTGTCCGCAAGCTGGCCGGGCCGACGGGCTGA
- a CDS encoding nuclear transport factor 2 family protein — MATVLEEKDAIHETIANYCFHFDGGEFDEWVDLFAEDGRFDAGANGVQEGKEALRAFVRAIPGRVPMKDGAPLVKHCVMNEIIKVNGEEATAKSYIVVVRSKGESALVNGLAGRYEDTLVKQGDRWLFKTRKVHFDLMGDMS, encoded by the coding sequence ATGGCCACAGTTCTGGAAGAGAAAGATGCCATTCACGAGACGATTGCCAATTATTGTTTCCACTTTGATGGCGGCGAGTTTGACGAGTGGGTGGACCTGTTCGCCGAGGACGGCCGGTTTGACGCCGGTGCCAACGGGGTTCAGGAGGGCAAAGAGGCCCTGCGTGCTTTTGTGCGGGCCATCCCGGGCCGGGTGCCGATGAAAGACGGCGCGCCCCTGGTCAAGCACTGCGTGATGAATGAGATCATCAAGGTCAACGGCGAGGAAGCCACGGCCAAGAGCTACATTGTAGTCGTGCGTTCCAAGGGCGAGAGCGCCTTGGTGAATGGCTTGGCCGGACGCTACGAAGACACCCTGGTCAAGCAGGGTGACCGCTGGCTGTTCAAGACCCGCAAGGTACACTTCGACCTGATGGGCGATATGAGCTAG